In the genome of Polaribacter atrinae, one region contains:
- a CDS encoding TolC family protein, translating to MASLKQAKFFLNQAKEDQQILVNDILYNAALSYFNWLKTYHQNNVYKEFLTNAETRFKATKRAYLEGEKPAIDTTEAGITLKTRKLNLEKSRIKLVKSSLELSNFLWLNDNTPIELQEHIILDTNTINNVDVTFNIALFNNANFDINNHPKIKSLEYKIKSLNIDKNLKLNNLLPKLDVQYNFLTENGNQINTLNTQNYKAGINFKVPLFLRKERGDFKLSKIKLQDKKLENEIAKVAIKNKVTAIEQELASYTIQNRLTTDIVKDYGTLLKAKDRKFFLGESSLFLVNYREVKLIEAKLKAIDLENDFFKTKASLFKATVISIHE from the coding sequence ATGGCTTCTTTAAAACAAGCTAAATTCTTTTTAAATCAAGCCAAAGAAGACCAACAAATTTTAGTGAATGATATTTTATACAACGCAGCTTTGTCTTATTTTAATTGGTTAAAAACATATCATCAAAATAATGTTTATAAAGAATTTTTAACAAATGCAGAAACACGATTTAAAGCTACTAAAAGAGCTTATTTAGAGGGCGAAAAACCAGCTATAGATACAACCGAAGCAGGAATTACATTAAAAACAAGAAAGTTAAATTTAGAAAAATCTAGAATTAAATTAGTAAAATCTTCGTTAGAATTGTCTAACTTTTTATGGTTGAATGACAATACACCTATAGAACTACAAGAGCATATTATTCTTGATACAAATACCATAAACAATGTAGATGTTACTTTTAACATTGCTTTGTTTAATAACGCTAATTTTGACATTAATAATCACCCTAAAATTAAATCTTTAGAATATAAAATAAAGAGTTTAAATATTGATAAAAATTTAAAGTTGAACAATTTACTTCCTAAATTAGATGTTCAATACAACTTTTTAACTGAGAACGGAAATCAAATAAACACCTTAAATACTCAAAATTATAAAGCAGGCATTAATTTTAAAGTTCCTTTATTTTTAAGAAAAGAAAGAGGTGATTTTAAACTCTCAAAAATTAAGTTGCAAGACAAAAAATTAGAAAACGAAATTGCAAAAGTTGCCATTAAAAATAAGGTAACAGCTATTGAGCAAGAATTAGCTTCTTATACTATACAAAATCGTTTAACTACAGATATTGTTAAAGATTATGGAACCTTGTTAAAAGCAAAAGATCGAAAGTTTTTCTTAGGCGAAAGCTCTCTCTTCTTAGTTAATTATAGAGAAGTTAAATTGATAGAAGCCAAATTAAAGGCTATTGATTTAGAAAATGACTTCTTTAAAACCAAAGCTAGTTTATTTAAGGCTACTGTTATTTCTATTCATGAATAA
- a CDS encoding peptidase domain-containing ABC transporter — protein sequence MESKQLTPWQRFVGVLKLEKRDILQIFYYAVFGGLVALSLPLGIQAIINLIQGAQLSTSWIVLVILVTIGVIFSGALQLMQLRIIETIQQRIFTRASFELSYRFPKIKMNELRNDYPPELANRFFDTLTIQKGLSKILIDVPTALLQIIFALILLSFYHPFFIVFGILLLLLIYIVFKFTAQKGLETSLIESKKKYKVAHWIQEVARALVSFKLSGNTNLALQKNDDLVSNYLEARENHFKILMLQFIQMIGFKVIVTASLLLIGGALVLNQEMNIGQFVAAEIIILLVIQSVEKLIIGLESFYDVLTSIEKIGQVVDKELEAQEGDKPLFKDGLTVELEGVSFGVENREKHIIKNVSFTLNPKSRILIMGESGAGKSTLLHLIAGIIEPISGNIYINNLSLSSLHLNHYRSQLGLSLSDETPFEGSIKNNLVFGNKEIKDETIYEALEIVGLTQFLKEQPKGLETVLYPEGKQMSYTIAKKLILARAIIKKPKIMILEDPLDQFNLEETVRIINYLTDAKRPWALIVASSKKSWRTQSKETIILEKGEIKSIN from the coding sequence ATGGAAAGTAAACAATTAACCCCGTGGCAAAGATTTGTTGGAGTTTTAAAATTAGAGAAAAGAGACATCTTACAAATATTTTACTACGCGGTCTTTGGTGGTCTTGTAGCACTATCTCTCCCTTTAGGAATACAAGCAATTATAAACTTAATTCAAGGTGCACAACTCTCCACTTCTTGGATTGTTTTAGTTATTCTAGTAACCATTGGTGTCATTTTTTCGGGCGCACTGCAATTAATGCAGTTACGAATTATAGAAACCATACAGCAAAGAATTTTTACAAGAGCTTCTTTTGAGTTGAGTTATCGTTTTCCTAAAATAAAAATGAATGAGCTTCGCAATGATTATCCACCAGAACTAGCCAATCGTTTTTTTGATACTTTAACCATTCAGAAAGGATTGTCTAAAATATTAATAGATGTACCAACCGCATTATTGCAAATTATATTTGCATTGATTTTACTATCATTTTATCACCCATTTTTTATCGTTTTTGGTATTCTTTTATTGCTTTTAATTTATATCGTATTTAAGTTTACTGCTCAAAAAGGATTAGAAACTAGTCTTATAGAATCTAAAAAGAAATACAAAGTAGCACATTGGATACAAGAAGTTGCAAGAGCTTTAGTTAGTTTTAAATTATCTGGTAACACTAATTTAGCACTTCAAAAAAATGATGATTTGGTTAGTAATTATCTAGAAGCAAGAGAAAATCATTTTAAAATATTGATGCTCCAATTTATTCAAATGATAGGCTTTAAAGTAATTGTAACTGCAAGTTTACTGTTAATTGGTGGTGCTTTAGTTTTAAATCAAGAAATGAATATTGGGCAATTTGTAGCCGCAGAAATTATTATTCTTTTAGTGATACAATCTGTAGAAAAACTAATTATAGGTTTAGAGTCTTTTTATGACGTGCTAACATCCATAGAAAAAATAGGACAAGTTGTAGATAAAGAATTAGAAGCTCAAGAAGGAGACAAACCGTTATTTAAAGATGGTTTAACCGTAGAGCTAGAAGGTGTTTCTTTTGGTGTCGAAAATAGAGAGAAACACATTATAAAGAATGTTTCTTTTACTCTAAACCCTAAAAGTAGAATTTTAATTATGGGAGAAAGTGGTGCCGGAAAATCTACATTATTACATTTAATAGCAGGTATTATAGAACCAATTTCTGGAAATATATACATCAACAACCTATCTTTAAGTAGCTTACACCTAAACCATTATCGATCTCAACTTGGCTTATCACTATCAGATGAAACTCCATTTGAAGGTAGCATCAAAAATAATTTAGTTTTTGGTAATAAAGAAATTAAAGATGAAACTATTTATGAAGCTTTAGAAATTGTTGGTCTAACACAATTTTTAAAAGAACAACCTAAGGGATTAGAAACTGTTTTATACCCAGAAGGAAAGCAAATGTCTTACACAATTGCAAAAAAATTGATTTTAGCTAGAGCAATTATCAAGAAACCTAAAATAATGATTTTAGAAGACCCTTTAGATCAATTTAATTTAGAAGAAACTGTACGCATTATTAATTATTTAACAGATGCCAAAAGACCATGGGCTTTAATTGTAGCTAGCAGTAAAAAGAGTTGGAGAACTCAATCTAAGGAAACAATTATATTAGAAAAAGGTGAAATTAAATCAATAAATTAA
- a CDS encoding TetR/AcrR family transcriptional regulator, which produces MKNLLSVLKISVPDKIFIKDPETSVLGKKIIEHGILLIDEIGFKAFTFKKLGAKISSNESSIYRYFESKHKLLLYLSSWYWAWIEYQLVIETFSISNSDEKLEKAIDVVTRTAKEDDNFSHINKSLLYKIIINESSKSFLTKEVDSDNKEGYFEVYKRVITRISNMILEVNKKYPFALSLASTIVVGSLHQHYLKDHFPVITNYKTAETPTHFFIHLVKATIK; this is translated from the coding sequence ATGAAAAACTTATTGTCTGTGTTAAAGATCTCTGTACCAGATAAAATATTTATCAAAGATCCAGAAACCTCTGTTTTAGGAAAAAAAATCATAGAACACGGTATTCTTTTGATCGATGAAATTGGTTTTAAAGCTTTTACTTTTAAAAAATTAGGCGCAAAAATAAGCTCTAACGAAAGTTCTATTTACAGATATTTTGAGAGCAAACATAAATTACTTTTATATCTTTCCTCTTGGTATTGGGCATGGATAGAATATCAATTGGTTATTGAAACTTTTAGTATTTCTAACTCTGATGAAAAATTAGAAAAAGCGATAGATGTAGTAACAAGAACCGCTAAAGAAGATGATAATTTTTCACATATAAACAAATCACTTTTGTATAAAATAATTATCAATGAGAGTTCAAAGTCCTTTTTAACCAAAGAAGTAGATTCTGATAATAAAGAGGGATATTTTGAGGTCTACAAAAGAGTAATCACTAGAATAAGTAACATGATACTAGAGGTAAATAAAAAATATCCGTTTGCACTAAGTTTGGCAAGTACCATTGTAGTAGGCAGCTTACATCAACATTATCTTAAAGATCATTTCCCTGTAATTACAAACTATAAAACAGCAGAAACACCTACTCATTTTTTTATTCATTTAGTTAAAGCTACAATCAAATAA
- a CDS encoding cold-shock protein, whose product MAKSQQTFSKSEKEKKRLKKRLDKQKKMDARKAEKDENGSTGIQFAYVDHNGNLTDTPPDPELKVEYELEDIQISVTKKEDLPEEDPVRKGKVSFFDSSKGFGFIIDLENNEKYFTHVSGLIDEIAENDKVSFELERGMRGMNAVKVKKV is encoded by the coding sequence ATGGCAAAATCGCAGCAAACCTTTAGTAAAAGTGAAAAAGAAAAAAAACGTTTAAAAAAACGTTTAGATAAGCAAAAGAAAATGGACGCTAGAAAAGCGGAGAAAGATGAAAATGGATCAACAGGTATCCAATTTGCTTATGTGGATCATAATGGAAACTTAACAGATACTCCGCCGGATCCAGAATTGAAAGTAGAATATGAATTGGAAGACATTCAGATTTCAGTAACCAAAAAAGAAGATTTACCAGAAGAAGATCCTGTAAGAAAAGGAAAAGTTTCTTTCTTTGATTCTTCTAAAGGTTTTGGTTTTATTATAGACTTAGAAAATAACGAAAAATATTTTACACACGTAAGTGGTTTAATAGATGAAATTGCAGAAAACGATAAAGTTTCTTTCGAATTAGAGAGAGGAATGCGTGGTATGAATGCAGTTAAGGTTAAGAAAGTCTAA
- a CDS encoding AraC family transcriptional regulator has translation MLINNKIDTYNKISEYNDIKIEKFDVTKRYTKPHKHNKYLEIVFFIKGTGFHHVDLKSYKIKPSTVFVIKKDEVHHWEITTKPKGYVIIIKEAFLQKTLDKFINHQLLKLQHTSKIKTTKKDASLKALFKSLVWEKQQDVINREAVEGGLKALFSKLVDYAPLNKVESTDLVLLFTDVLSRRLKNNVNFYAEHLNTTPQNLNAICRKEYGKSASDIIADHIIKEVQRRLLYTNETISDVAYSLGFKDSSHFTKYFKRYTGETPKQFKKLKKTI, from the coding sequence ATGTTGATCAATAATAAGATTGATACTTATAATAAAATATCTGAATACAATGATATTAAGATAGAGAAGTTTGATGTAACCAAGCGTTATACAAAACCACATAAGCACAATAAATATTTAGAAATTGTCTTTTTTATAAAAGGTACTGGTTTTCATCACGTAGATTTAAAGAGTTACAAAATAAAACCATCTACCGTTTTTGTCATTAAAAAAGATGAAGTACATCATTGGGAAATTACCACCAAGCCAAAAGGGTATGTAATTATTATAAAAGAAGCTTTTCTACAAAAAACGTTAGATAAGTTTATCAATCACCAGTTGTTAAAACTGCAGCATACTTCAAAAATAAAAACAACTAAAAAGGATGCTTCTTTAAAAGCTCTTTTTAAATCATTGGTGTGGGAAAAGCAACAAGATGTTATAAATAGAGAAGCCGTTGAAGGCGGATTGAAAGCTTTATTTTCTAAATTAGTAGATTACGCTCCTCTAAATAAGGTAGAAAGTACAGATTTAGTATTGCTTTTTACAGATGTTTTGTCTCGCAGATTAAAAAATAATGTAAATTTTTATGCAGAACACCTGAATACAACTCCTCAAAATTTAAATGCAATTTGTAGAAAAGAATATGGCAAATCTGCTTCAGATATAATTGCAGATCATATTATAAAAGAAGTTCAAAGACGCTTGTTGTATACCAATGAAACAATTAGTGATGTTGCTTATAGTTTAGGTTTTAAAGACTCTTCTCATTTTACAAAATATTTTAAGCGCTACACAGGTGAAACACCTAAACAGTTTAAGAAATTAAAGAAAACTATTTAG
- a CDS encoding carboxypeptidase-like regulatory domain-containing protein encodes MNLKKWTFLLLTLIISQMATAQLTGKVIDAEDNYPLEYATVALYETNNKTLVTGVVTDSNGTFSIASIKPGSYYLEASFLGYKVHTIASFVYENRNEKKDL; translated from the coding sequence ATGAACTTAAAAAAATGGACCTTTTTGCTACTGACACTAATTATCAGTCAGATGGCAACTGCGCAGTTAACAGGTAAAGTTATAGATGCTGAGGATAATTACCCGTTAGAATATGCAACCGTAGCGCTGTATGAAACCAATAATAAAACACTTGTAACAGGTGTTGTTACAGATAGTAACGGAACGTTTTCTATTGCTTCAATAAAACCGGGGAGTTACTATTTAGAAGCTTCTTTTTTAGGGTATAAAGTACATACAATAGCTTCTTTTGTTTACGAAAATAGAAACGAGAAAAAAGATCTTTGA
- a CDS encoding TonB-dependent receptor plug domain-containing protein has product MDRQVFNTKKYQSTVGGNAVDVVKNLPSITVDGLGDISVRGSKGFTVLINGKPTQGDASTILAQLPANALESVELITAPSAKYDPEGKGGILNIITKKAAINGTFAQVNVRGGFPSI; this is encoded by the coding sequence ATAGACAGACAGGTTTTTAATACTAAGAAATACCAAAGTACAGTTGGTGGAAATGCCGTAGATGTTGTTAAAAATTTACCTTCTATTACTGTAGATGGTTTAGGAGATATCAGCGTAAGAGGAAGTAAAGGTTTTACAGTTTTAATCAACGGAAAACCAACACAAGGTGATGCAAGTACCATTTTAGCGCAATTACCTGCAAATGCTTTAGAAAGTGTTGAGTTAATTACGGCACCTTCTGCAAAATATGATCCGGAAGGAAAAGGTGGAATCTTAAACATCATCACTAAAAAAGCAGCTATTAACGGAACGTTTGCGCAAGTAAATGTACGTGGTGGATTTCCTTCGATATAA
- a CDS encoding outer membrane beta-barrel family protein — protein MFIVNALENKTTFLPSDGERSFDEITYNGRFNVDYTPNKSNTYSIGFFAGKRTKERLADIVYYDNHSISPIGGNDRDYTFAYYNHNLRIRKGDFALGSFDYAHKFDNNSKISTSILYEYTFLGGPTENDNLGHPDNTIVYQQEYNTNDNPLYGTRFNLDYQWKPFSFGTLETGYQFRDLDHTGKFVYERDGLLVPEFSSDVSLKRTIHSGYAQVTDSKSKWEYAAGVRLESMDRVYKEALQSEVLENTYNYDFVKLFPSASLQYKVNENTNIKTAYSKRVERTTTFKMNSFAEREHSEVFEQGDNTLLPEFIDLVELGITKNLKGGNAIYATAYFRHVDNVINRVNTLAYESNGAVLDSIINRVYSNVGKSNAIGLEVGATIKPTQNWTNSIGANVYNYAIDGVLNFKHRDGVDRNYTIDSKSTIYSFNLNSTYNFWENASVQFTFNYLSDRNTAMGSDSRFYSPNLTFRKKFMDDRLTATLQWQNIDMGLFNTNEQRITTSRPNEFYTTTNYVYEVDMVSLNLSYTFNAAKDKSKFIDSEFGKKEF, from the coding sequence ATGTTTATAGTGAATGCCTTAGAAAACAAAACAACTTTTTTACCTTCGGATGGAGAGCGTAGTTTTGATGAAATTACTTATAACGGACGTTTTAATGTAGATTATACTCCAAATAAATCTAATACATATTCTATAGGATTTTTTGCAGGAAAACGTACAAAAGAACGTTTAGCAGATATTGTATATTATGACAATCATTCAATTTCTCCAATTGGTGGTAATGATAGAGATTATACATTTGCATATTACAACCATAATTTAAGAATTAGAAAAGGAGATTTTGCTTTAGGTAGTTTTGATTATGCACATAAGTTTGATAATAATTCTAAAATTTCTACATCAATTTTATATGAATATACTTTTTTAGGAGGACCTACAGAGAATGATAATTTAGGGCATCCTGATAATACTATTGTATATCAACAAGAATACAACACCAATGACAATCCTTTATACGGAACACGTTTTAACTTAGACTATCAATGGAAACCTTTTTCTTTTGGTACTTTAGAAACAGGATATCAATTTAGAGATTTAGACCATACAGGTAAGTTTGTGTATGAAAGAGATGGTCTTTTGGTTCCTGAGTTTTCTAGTGATGTTAGCCTTAAAAGAACCATTCATTCTGGGTATGCACAAGTAACCGATTCTAAAAGTAAATGGGAGTATGCTGCTGGAGTTCGTTTAGAGTCTATGGATAGAGTGTATAAAGAGGCTTTACAGAGTGAGGTTTTAGAAAATACTTATAACTACGATTTTGTTAAGTTATTTCCGTCTGCATCTTTACAGTATAAAGTCAATGAGAATACGAATATAAAAACAGCGTATAGTAAAAGAGTAGAAAGAACCACTACGTTTAAGATGAATAGTTTTGCAGAGCGTGAGCATTCTGAGGTTTTTGAACAAGGGGACAATACTTTATTACCAGAGTTTATAGATTTGGTAGAATTAGGGATTACTAAAAATTTAAAAGGTGGAAACGCAATATATGCAACTGCTTATTTTAGACATGTAGATAATGTAATTAATCGTGTAAATACTTTAGCATACGAATCTAATGGCGCTGTTTTAGATAGTATTATTAATAGAGTATACTCTAATGTTGGTAAAAGTAATGCAATTGGTTTAGAAGTTGGAGCAACGATTAAGCCAACTCAAAACTGGACGAATTCTATTGGTGCTAATGTGTATAATTATGCTATTGATGGTGTTTTAAATTTTAAGCACAGAGATGGAGTTGATAGAAATTATACGATAGATTCTAAATCAACTATTTATTCTTTTAACTTAAATTCTACGTATAATTTCTGGGAAAATGCATCTGTGCAATTCACTTTTAATTATCTATCAGATAGAAATACTGCTATGGGATCAGATTCTCGTTTTTACTCGCCAAACTTAACGTTTAGAAAAAAGTTTATGGATGATAGATTGACAGCTACTTTGCAATGGCAAAATATAGATATGGGTTTATTTAATACCAATGAGCAACGTATTACAACATCTAGACCTAATGAGTTTTATACCACTACAAATTATGTGTACGAGGTAGATATGGTTTCTTTAAACCTTTCTTATACGTTTAATGCAGCTAAAGATAAATCGAAATTTATTGATAGTGAATTTGGGAAGAAGGAGTTTTAA
- the aroB gene encoding 3-dehydroquinate synthase — MKSIKAVTYPVHFQDKAYKELSNLITTNNYSTLFILVDENTMEHCYPKFIPNLETDKRIEVIEIESGEINKNLETCSGVWNAITELGGDRKSLVITLGGGVITDLGGFVASCFKRGIDFVNIPTTLLSMVDASVGGKTGVDLGVLKNQIGLFANPEMVIVDTDYLTTVTDREIKSGIAEILKYGITYDLKLFNEIKHNKDLDINSLIYRSIEIKNEVVLQDPKEQSLRKVLNFGHTLGHAIESFYLESEEKQNLTHGEAIAIGMVCECFMSAKLLGFPTEKVNEVKEVVLSIYNKTHLLKQDFSAIMELLKHDKKNINGQVNFVLLNDYQDYKLDCKVPEELIVESMEFYNL; from the coding sequence ATGAAATCTATCAAAGCAGTAACATATCCAGTTCATTTTCAAGACAAAGCATACAAAGAGCTTTCTAATTTAATTACAACAAATAACTATTCTACACTCTTTATTTTGGTTGATGAGAATACGATGGAACATTGTTACCCTAAATTTATACCAAATTTAGAAACAGACAAACGTATCGAAGTCATAGAAATTGAGTCTGGAGAAATCAATAAAAACCTAGAAACTTGTAGTGGTGTTTGGAATGCAATTACCGAATTAGGTGGCGATAGAAAAAGTTTAGTTATTACTTTAGGTGGTGGTGTAATTACAGATTTAGGTGGTTTTGTAGCTTCTTGTTTTAAACGCGGAATTGACTTTGTAAACATTCCAACTACTTTATTATCTATGGTAGATGCTTCTGTTGGAGGAAAAACAGGAGTTGATTTAGGTGTCTTAAAAAATCAGATTGGTTTGTTTGCAAATCCAGAAATGGTGATTGTTGATACTGATTATTTAACGACTGTTACAGACAGAGAAATTAAATCTGGTATTGCAGAAATACTAAAATACGGTATTACTTACGACCTTAAACTTTTTAATGAGATAAAACACAATAAAGACCTGGATATAAATAGTTTAATATATAGATCTATTGAAATAAAAAACGAGGTTGTTTTACAAGATCCTAAAGAACAAAGCTTGCGTAAAGTTTTAAACTTCGGACATACATTAGGGCATGCAATTGAGTCTTTTTACCTAGAGTCTGAAGAAAAACAAAACCTTACTCATGGTGAAGCAATTGCTATTGGGATGGTTTGTGAGTGTTTTATGTCTGCTAAATTATTAGGTTTCCCTACAGAAAAAGTGAATGAAGTTAAAGAAGTTGTTTTGTCTATTTACAATAAAACACATCTTTTAAAACAAGACTTTTCTGCGATTATGGAATTATTAAAACACGATAAAAAAAACATAAACGGACAAGTAAATTTTGTTTTATTAAACGATTACCAAGATTACAAATTAGATTGTAAAGTTCCTGAAGAATTAATTGTTGAAAGTATGGAGTTTTATAATCTATAA